A region from the Lutra lutra chromosome 1, mLutLut1.2, whole genome shotgun sequence genome encodes:
- the ETS2 gene encoding protein C-ets-2 — translation MNDFGIKNMDQVAPVSNSYRGTLKRQPAFDTFDGSLFAVFPSLSEEQTLQEVPTGLDSISHDSSNCELPLLTPCSKAVMSQALKATFSGFKKEQRRLGIPKNPWLWTEQQVCQWLLWATNEFSLVNVNFQRFGMNGQVLCNLGKERFLELAPDFVGDILWEHLEQMIKENQEKSEDQYEENSHLNSVPHWINSNSLGFGMEQAAYGVQTQNYPKGGLLDVCPSSSAPSMLGSEQEFQMLPKSRLSTVSVNYCPVGQDFPSGNLNLLAGGSGKPRDHDSPENGTDSFESSDSLLQSWNSQSSLLDVQRVPSFESFEDDCSQSLCLSKPTMSFKDYIQERSDPVEQGKPVIPAAVLAGFTGSGPIQLWQFLLELLSDKSCQPFISWTGDGWEFKLADPDEVARRWGKRKNKPKMNYEKLSRGLRYYYDKNIIHKTSGKRYVYRFVCDLQNLLGFAPEELHAILGVQPDTED, via the exons atGAATGACTTTGGAATCAAGAACATGGACCAGGTAGCCCCTGTGTCTAACAGTTACAGAGGGACACTCAAG CGCCAGCCAGCTTTTGACACTTTTGATGGGTCCCTGTTTGCCGTTTTCCCCTCTCTCAGTGAAGAGCAAACACTCCAAGAGGTGCCAACAGGCTTGGATTCCATTTctcatg ACTCTTCCAACTGTGAATTGCCTCTGTTAACTCCGTGCAGCAAGGCTGTCATGAGTCAAGCCTTAAAAGCTACCTTCAGTGGCTTCAAGAAGGAGCAGCGCCGCCTGGGCATCCCAAAGA ACCCCTGGCTGTGGACCGAGCAGCAAGTGTGCCAGTGGCTTCTCTGGGCCACCAATGAGTTCAGCCTGGTCAATGTCAATTTCCAGAGGTTCGGCATGAATGGCCAGGTGTTGTGCAACCTGGGCAAGGAGCGCTTTCTGGAGCTGGCTCCTGATTTCGTGGGCGACATTCTCTGGGAGCATCTGGAGCAGATGATCAAAG aaaacCAAGAAAAGTCAGAAGATCAGTATGAAGAAAATTCACACCTCAACTCAGTCCCTCATTGGATTAATAGCAATTCACTAG GCTTCGGCATGGAGCAGGCAGCGTATGGCGTGCAGACCCAGAACTATCCCAAAGGTGGCCTCCTGGACGTGTGTCCATCCTCCTCAGCACCCAGCATGCTCGGTTCCGAGCAGGAGTTTCAGATGCTCCCTAAGTCTCGACTCAGCACTGTCAGCGTCAACTACTGCCCCGTCGGTCAGGACTTCCCGAGCGGCAACTTGAACCTGCTCGCCGGCGGTTCCG GGAAGCCCCGGGACCACGACTCCCCCGAGAACGGCACAGACAGCTTCGAGAGCTCTGACTCCCTGCTGCAGTCCTGGAACAGCCAGTCGTCGCTGCTTGACGTGCAGCGAGTGCCGTCCTTCGAGAGCTTCGAGGATGACTGCAGCCAGTCCCTGTGCCTCAGTAAGCCGACCATGTCCTTCAAGGACTACATCCAGGAGAGGAGCGACCCGGTGGAGCAGGGCAAACCGGTTATACCCGCGGCAGTGCTGGCTGGCTTCACGG GAAGTGGACCTATTCAGCTGTGGCAGTTTCTCCTGGAATTGCTCTCAGACAAATCCTGCCAGCCATTCATCAGCTGGACCGGGGACGGCTGGGAGTTCAAGCTCGCGGACCCTGACGAG GTGGCCCGCCggtggggaaagaggaaaaacaagccCAAGATGAACTATGAGAAGCTGAGCCGGGGGCTGCGCTATTACTACGACAAGAACATCATCCACAAGACGTCGGGGAAGCGCTACGTGTACCGCTTCGTGTGTGACCTGCAGAACTTGCTGGGCTTCGCCCCCGAGGAGCTGCACGCCATCCTGGGCGTCCAGCCGGACACAGAGGACTGA